The following are encoded together in the Poseidonibacter lekithochrous genome:
- a CDS encoding type I restriction-modification system subunit M encodes MSEEQKKILQQKLWDIANTLRGKMTADDFRDYILGFIFYKYLSEKIEIFINNKYLDEEGYEFRDMDISDEDYEENLQYLKDGTVEELGYFLEPNELFSNIAKKGNNQVEGESNFILDDLSTILKNIEISTMGTDSQDDYEGLFEELDLSSSKLGRSENAKNELISKVLAHLDEIDFRLQDTHGDLLGDAYEYLISKFASGAGKSAGEFYTPQMVSSLLAKLVTTKRKEISTVYDPTCGSGSLLLRVAKELPKDKHPKFYGQELTRTTYNLARMNMILHGVHYNDFDIKNEDTLERPQHMDDQFEAIVANPPFSAHWNPSPIHENNDRFSQYGKLAPKTKADFAFVQHMIYHLAENGTMTVVLPHGVLFRGAAEGHIRKYLIEQKNYLDAVIGLPANIFFGTSIPTCILIFKKCRENPNDILFIDASGEDNYEKGKNQNNLRNQDIEKIAQTYKNRNTEDKYSYKATLDEVKENDYNLNIPRYVDTFEEEEPINIDEVADELKAIDKEMVDVDKEIEAFCTELNIKAPF; translated from the coding sequence ATGAGCGAAGAACAGAAAAAAATACTACAACAAAAACTATGGGATATAGCAAATACCTTAAGAGGTAAGATGACAGCTGATGACTTTAGGGACTATATCTTAGGTTTTATCTTTTACAAATACTTATCTGAAAAAATAGAAATTTTTATTAACAACAAATACTTAGATGAAGAAGGTTATGAATTCAGAGATATGGATATATCTGATGAAGATTATGAAGAGAATCTACAGTATCTAAAAGATGGAACAGTAGAAGAGTTAGGGTACTTTTTAGAACCAAATGAGCTTTTCTCAAATATTGCTAAAAAAGGTAATAACCAAGTAGAAGGTGAATCAAATTTCATCTTAGATGATTTATCAACTATTTTGAAAAATATAGAAATCTCTACTATGGGAACAGACTCACAAGATGATTATGAAGGACTATTTGAAGAGCTTGATTTGAGCTCTTCAAAACTAGGACGAAGCGAAAACGCAAAAAATGAACTAATCTCAAAAGTCCTAGCTCACTTAGATGAAATAGACTTTAGACTACAAGACACTCACGGGGATTTATTAGGAGATGCTTATGAGTATCTAATCTCAAAGTTTGCAAGTGGAGCAGGTAAAAGTGCAGGGGAGTTCTATACTCCTCAGATGGTATCTTCATTACTTGCCAAACTAGTAACAACAAAAAGAAAAGAAATCTCAACAGTATATGACCCTACTTGTGGTTCGGGTTCACTTCTTTTAAGAGTTGCTAAAGAGCTACCAAAAGATAAACATCCTAAGTTTTATGGACAAGAGCTTACAAGAACTACATATAACCTTGCTCGAATGAATATGATACTTCACGGAGTTCACTACAATGACTTTGATATCAAAAATGAAGATACATTGGAGCGACCGCAACACATGGATGATCAGTTTGAGGCAATCGTGGCAAATCCACCGTTTTCCGCTCACTGGAATCCTTCACCAATACACGAGAATAATGATAGATTTTCACAATATGGAAAACTAGCACCTAAAACAAAAGCAGATTTTGCTTTTGTTCAACATATGATTTATCACCTAGCAGAAAATGGAACTATGACAGTAGTACTTCCTCATGGAGTTCTTTTTAGAGGTGCAGCAGAAGGACATATAAGAAAGTATCTAATAGAGCAAAAAAACTATCTTGATGCAGTGATTGGACTACCTGCAAATATCTTCTTTGGTACAAGTATTCCTACTTGTATACTTATCTTTAAAAAGTGTAGAGAAAACCCAAATGATATTTTATTTATCGATGCAAGTGGTGAAGATAACTATGAAAAAGGCAAAAATCAAAATAATTTAAGAAATCAAGATATAGAAAAAATAGCCCAAACATATAAAAACAGAAATACAGAAGATAAATACTCATATAAAGCTACTTTAGATGAAGTAAAAGAAAACGACTACAATCTAAATATCCCAAGATATGTAGATACTTTTGAAGAAGAAGAGCCTATAAATATAGATGAGGTAGCAGATGAGTTAAAAGCTATTGATAAAGAGATGGTGGATGTAGATAAAGAAATAGAGGCTTTTTGTACTGAGCTAAATATAAAGGCACCTTTTTAA
- a CDS encoding Fic/DOC family protein, whose amino-acid sequence MTKTKYLLYDFKVLLDGKYTYWYKTDNKYFSSTKPPQHILSKNNSQKESLDGIETFENPWIEWKSNDIQKISSKDGVCINYLKSLDNDYIVIQEDLKLLEIYTYLVENLDISKAFGFETIKQWHKMIFSSIYPFAGELRTVNMSKGSGSEAWEWRLDFLRGLPEFDNFLKEISIKEYGEDIDSISSDLSKLISDFLFIHPFREGNGRLSRLICDIILAKNGFPMIGLKLKRGDNYIQRVHEGYECNYKPMNELLKSKIKEELMIE is encoded by the coding sequence ATGACAAAAACTAAATATTTATTATATGATTTTAAAGTCTTATTAGATGGAAAATATACCTATTGGTATAAAACAGATAATAAATATTTTTCTTCTACTAAGCCACCACAACATATACTTTCAAAAAATAATTCTCAAAAAGAATCTCTTGATGGTATTGAAACTTTTGAAAATCCTTGGATAGAATGGAAATCAAATGATATTCAAAAAATTAGCTCAAAAGATGGAGTATGTATAAACTATCTTAAATCTTTAGACAATGACTATATTGTTATACAAGAGGATTTAAAACTCTTAGAAATATATACTTATTTAGTAGAAAACCTTGATATCTCAAAAGCGTTTGGATTTGAAACTATAAAACAATGGCATAAGATGATATTTAGCTCTATTTATCCTTTTGCTGGAGAGTTAAGAACTGTAAATATGAGTAAAGGAAGTGGTTCGGAAGCTTGGGAGTGGAGACTTGATTTTCTTCGAGGTTTACCAGAATTTGATAACTTTTTAAAAGAAATTAGTATTAAAGAATATGGTGAAGATATAGATAGTATTTCTAGTGATTTATCCAAGCTTATTAGTGATTTTTTATTCATTCATCCTTTTAGAGAAGGGAATGGAAGATTAAGTAGACTTATCTGTGATATTATTTTAGCAAAGAATGGTTTTCCAATGATTGGGTTAAAGCTTAAAAGAGGTGATAATTATATTCAAAGAGTCCATGAAGGTTATGAATGTAACTATAAACCAATGAATGAGTTATTAAAATCTAAAATTAAAGAGGAGCTTATGATTGAATAA
- a CDS encoding helix-turn-helix domain-containing protein translates to MLLHIEIDENEIEEFYKTISYNIKKIRKEKKITQTDLALSIGHKSVSTIGKIEAGLEGKHYNLEQLYKISKVLDINIKDLL, encoded by the coding sequence ATGTTATTACATATTGAAATTGATGAAAATGAAATAGAGGAGTTTTATAAAACTATTTCTTACAACATAAAAAAGATTAGAAAAGAGAAAAAAATAACGCAAACAGACTTGGCTTTGAGTATCGGACACAAATCAGTTAGCACTATTGGAAAAATTGAAGCAGGCCTAGAAGGCAAGCACTATAATTTAGAACAGCTATATAAAATCTCAAAAGTTCTAGATATCAATATAAAAGATTTACTTTAA
- a CDS encoding type I restriction-modification system subunit M/S, which yields MNYIELLDSLKIIEKTNSEFECLTTIFTLKLFDDVFLEKVISEYIRPNINPFSSNPTFNFLNWINNEEVKKYFFDKYKIDVVKIIEEFFSYISFDFLSFLKILDITKSIETIPSIYNSFYPFISDNNSIVTDQIIDLSVKLSGKSSNEIYVPFNHGLGVGNYSNKNVYCEYEDKKINIVKLFMELHEEKNIQLNITNSLYLPGFWDKKKLKQFDTVIAFPPFSVISDIPLNLYFDRFKIHSGKRLDVAHFEHILSQTKNEAIVLMPVGFSFRSGIEEKFRKFLIDENYLKASIQLPSSMNTGNSAEMILFIIDKNKENSNVLFFDLRNEKFITKDGRQTILKDINEILELYTNGKDTEDISTISNDEIKRNNYNLSIDRYVLSQEAKEIKDKISSYDLLKINEIADVKKCQTVKEEENYEKVYEISPSDFSLSGYTTKALKEKNINTSNKQFKSYKLEPFDILLSAKGILGKIAIVGENIDNILASQAIQRIRLKNNMNLKEDAIVLYMYLKSNDGQELLHKLLKQGSAMPQISTNDLKEFIVPVLDKKRKCKIVENFNLEIEKYNQIKKIEEEITLINNSYLD from the coding sequence ATGAATTATATTGAGTTGTTAGACAGTTTAAAGATTATAGAAAAAACTAATTCAGAATTTGAATGCTTAACTACTATATTTACTTTAAAACTATTTGATGATGTATTTTTAGAAAAAGTGATTTCAGAATATATACGTCCGAATATAAATCCTTTTTCTTCAAATCCAACTTTTAATTTTTTAAATTGGATTAATAATGAAGAAGTAAAAAAGTACTTTTTTGATAAATATAAAATTGATGTAGTAAAAATTATAGAAGAGTTTTTTTCTTATATAAGTTTTGATTTTTTATCATTTTTAAAGATTTTAGATATTACTAAAAGTATAGAAACTATACCTTCAATATATAATAGTTTTTATCCTTTTATTTCAGATAATAATTCTATTGTTACAGACCAAATAATTGATCTTAGTGTAAAGCTTAGTGGTAAAAGTAGTAATGAAATTTATGTTCCTTTTAATCATGGTTTAGGAGTAGGAAACTACTCAAATAAAAATGTTTATTGTGAATATGAAGATAAGAAAATTAATATAGTTAAATTATTTATGGAATTACATGAAGAAAAAAATATTCAATTAAATATAACTAATTCTTTATATTTACCAGGTTTTTGGGATAAAAAAAAGCTAAAGCAATTTGATACAGTAATTGCATTTCCTCCTTTTAGCGTTATCTCAGATATACCTCTAAATCTTTATTTTGATAGATTTAAAATTCATTCTGGAAAGCGATTAGATGTAGCACACTTTGAACATATTCTATCTCAAACAAAAAATGAAGCTATAGTATTAATGCCTGTAGGGTTTTCTTTTAGGTCAGGAATTGAAGAAAAGTTTAGAAAATTTTTAATAGATGAAAATTATTTGAAAGCATCAATACAACTGCCTTCGAGTATGAATACTGGAAATTCTGCAGAAATGATATTGTTTATTATTGATAAAAATAAAGAGAACTCAAATGTATTATTCTTTGATTTAAGAAATGAGAAGTTTATTACAAAAGATGGAAGACAAACAATTTTAAAAGATATTAATGAGATTTTAGAACTTTATACTAATGGTAAAGATACCGAAGATATTAGTACTATATCTAATGATGAGATTAAACGAAATAATTACAATCTTAGTATTGATAGATATGTTCTATCTCAAGAGGCAAAAGAAATTAAAGATAAAATATCTTCATATGACTTACTTAAAATTAATGAAATTGCAGATGTAAAAAAATGTCAAACGGTAAAAGAGGAAGAAAACTATGAAAAAGTATATGAAATTTCTCCTTCAGACTTTTCTTTATCAGGATATACAACTAAAGCACTTAAAGAAAAAAATATTAATACTTCTAATAAGCAATTTAAGTCTTACAAATTAGAACCTTTTGATATTTTGCTAAGTGCAAAAGGTATTTTAGGAAAGATTGCAATTGTAGGAGAAAATATTGATAACATTTTAGCTTCTCAGGCTATTCAAAGAATTAGATTAAAGAATAATATGAATCTGAAAGAAGATGCAATTGTTTTATATATGTATTTAAAGTCAAATGATGGGCAAGAATTATTGCATAAGTTATTAAAACAAGGCAGTGCTATGCCACAAATATCTACTAATGACTTAAAAGAATTTATAGTTCCAGTTTTAGATAAAAAACGAAAGTGTAAAATTGTAGAAAATTTTAATTTGGAGATTGAAAAATATAATCAAATAAAAAAGATTGAAGAAGAAATTACTTTAATTAATAATTCTTATTTGGATTAG
- a CDS encoding helix-turn-helix domain-containing protein: MKQIENFDSETFHKKIGENVKRIRKEKGMSQLILSHAIGHKSVSVISNAEIYNKGCHFNLEHLGKIAYILDVEMNEFFK; encoded by the coding sequence GTGAAACAAATTGAAAACTTCGATTCTGAAACATTTCATAAAAAAATTGGTGAAAATGTGAAAAGAATACGAAAAGAAAAAGGCATGAGCCAACTAATACTATCTCACGCAATAGGACACAAAAGTGTAAGTGTCATCTCCAATGCAGAAATATATAATAAAGGCTGTCATTTCAACCTAGAACATTTAGGAAAAATAGCATATATCTTAGATGTAGAAATGAATGAGTTTTTTAAATAA
- a CDS encoding type I restriction endonuclease subunit R, whose translation MSKKSEAVLEAELITKLIGLGYENVKLSNEEDMLLNLKKQLEIHNDTTFSNAEFRKILNHLSASSVVKRAKILRDRYNLKKDDGTDKYIDFLNMDKWCQNEYQVSNQITMQGRAVNRYDVTLLVNGLPLVQIELKRSGVALKDAFNQVDRYQKDSFWASRGLFGFVQLFVISNSVNTRYFTNFADNSEDNTFKQTFSWTTEKNKHINDLGEFTSIFLEPCFLSKMICKYIVVSEVSNKLMVLRPYQYYAVENIVNQVNISVDGGYIWHTTGSGKTLTSFKTSQILKDNPNVKKILFVVDRKDLDYQTALEFNNFKEGSVDSTDNTSKLIKQLCSNTDDSKLIVTTIQKLNNAITTNKYLKQIEHLKDEKIVFIFDECHRSQFGDTHNKISEFFHKKQMFGFTGTPIFEDNSSKNHLGRRTTKDLFGERLHTYVIKDAINDENVLKFSVEYVADLKNKIDIESNKIDEKALMEAPRRLEKISDYILGVHLKKTHQRRFTAILCTSSVDCAIAYYDLFKKKKEEQKHNLNIATIFSYAQNEESKESFGILDEEKLEINESKVNYRNKEKLELYINDFNETFGTNHSLGDTQSYYRYYNDIATKVKKREVDILIVVNMFLTGFDSRYLNTIYVDKNLRFHGLIQAYSRTNRTLDEVKSQGNVVCFRNLKDQTDEAIGLFNDEEANEVITKEDVLMKSYAEYTEIFAKAVDSLYEITPNVQDVDALADENEEYTFISAFREIMRLKNSMASFSDFSWDDLGMSEEEFTDFSTKYTDLRDKIKRNKDKTKPSIFDEIDFELELLHTDEINVAYILALLANMRKGKKEGKDYEKQKKAVIDMIVGDSKLRSKRVLIEKFIDKNLFELEEDSNVKEAYDSFLEQEQTQAMNILCEEENLNKELFQKMISKYIFKKDMPRGAEILGLVMTKLKLKEKKEVEERVKLKINDFIEIFFDGMK comes from the coding sequence ATGAGTAAAAAAAGTGAAGCAGTTTTAGAAGCGGAGTTGATTACAAAACTTATAGGTTTAGGATACGAAAATGTAAAACTATCAAATGAAGAAGATATGCTTCTAAACTTGAAAAAACAGCTTGAAATTCATAATGATACTACTTTTTCAAATGCAGAATTTAGAAAAATACTAAATCACCTAAGTGCTAGTTCTGTAGTAAAAAGAGCTAAAATTTTAAGAGATAGATACAATCTAAAAAAAGATGATGGTACAGATAAATATATAGACTTCCTAAATATGGATAAATGGTGCCAAAATGAATACCAAGTATCAAATCAAATCACTATGCAAGGAAGAGCAGTCAATAGATATGATGTGACTCTTTTAGTAAATGGTCTGCCATTGGTTCAAATCGAGCTTAAAAGAAGTGGAGTTGCTTTAAAAGATGCCTTTAATCAAGTAGATAGATACCAAAAAGATAGTTTTTGGGCAAGTCGTGGGCTTTTTGGTTTTGTACAATTATTTGTTATTAGCAATAGTGTAAATACTAGGTACTTTACTAATTTTGCAGATAATAGTGAAGACAATACTTTTAAACAGACTTTTTCATGGACGACAGAAAAAAACAAACATATCAATGACCTAGGAGAATTTACTTCTATATTCTTAGAACCTTGTTTCTTATCAAAAATGATATGTAAATACATAGTAGTAAGCGAAGTATCAAATAAACTGATGGTTTTAAGACCATATCAATACTACGCAGTTGAAAATATAGTAAATCAAGTTAATATCTCAGTAGATGGTGGATATATCTGGCATACAACTGGTAGTGGTAAAACTCTAACCTCTTTCAAAACATCACAGATTTTAAAAGACAATCCAAATGTAAAAAAAATACTTTTCGTTGTAGATAGAAAAGACTTAGATTACCAAACAGCATTGGAGTTTAATAACTTCAAAGAAGGAAGTGTCGATAGTACAGATAATACTTCTAAGCTAATAAAACAACTTTGCTCAAATACAGATGACTCTAAACTAATAGTAACTACTATTCAAAAACTAAATAATGCAATAACTACTAATAAGTATTTAAAACAAATAGAACATCTAAAAGATGAAAAAATAGTATTTATTTTTGATGAATGTCATAGAAGTCAGTTTGGAGATACTCACAATAAAATTTCAGAATTTTTCCACAAGAAACAGATGTTTGGATTTACAGGAACACCAATTTTTGAAGATAACTCTTCTAAAAATCACTTAGGTAGAAGAACTACAAAAGACTTATTTGGAGAGAGATTACATACCTATGTGATTAAAGACGCAATCAATGATGAAAATGTATTGAAATTTTCAGTTGAGTATGTGGCTGATCTAAAAAACAAAATAGATATTGAATCAAATAAAATAGATGAAAAAGCTTTGATGGAAGCACCTAGACGATTAGAAAAGATTAGTGACTATATCCTAGGAGTTCATTTAAAGAAAACACATCAGAGAAGATTTACTGCTATTTTATGTACTAGTAGTGTTGATTGTGCTATTGCTTATTATGATTTGTTTAAAAAGAAAAAAGAAGAACAGAAACATAATCTAAATATTGCCACTATTTTTTCCTATGCTCAAAATGAAGAATCAAAAGAATCTTTTGGAATACTAGATGAAGAAAAACTAGAAATAAATGAATCAAAAGTAAACTATAGAAATAAAGAAAAATTAGAATTATATATTAACGATTTCAATGAAACTTTTGGTACTAATCACTCTTTGGGTGATACCCAAAGTTATTATAGATATTACAATGATATAGCAACAAAAGTAAAAAAACGAGAAGTAGATATATTAATAGTTGTAAATATGTTTTTAACTGGGTTTGATAGTAGGTACTTAAATACTATTTATGTGGATAAAAACTTAAGATTTCATGGACTTATTCAAGCTTATTCTAGAACTAACCGTACTTTAGATGAGGTAAAATCTCAAGGAAATGTAGTGTGTTTTAGAAACCTAAAAGACCAAACAGATGAAGCGATTGGTTTATTCAACGATGAAGAAGCAAATGAAGTTATAACAAAAGAAGATGTATTAATGAAGTCATATGCAGAATATACTGAAATATTTGCAAAGGCTGTTGATAGCTTATATGAAATAACTCCTAATGTTCAAGATGTAGATGCATTAGCAGATGAAAATGAAGAATATACTTTTATTAGTGCTTTTAGAGAGATTATGAGGCTTAAGAATTCTATGGCTTCATTTTCTGATTTTTCATGGGATGATTTAGGAATGAGTGAAGAAGAGTTTACTGACTTTAGTACGAAATATACTGATTTGAGAGATAAAATAAAAAGAAATAAAGATAAGACAAAACCCTCTATTTTTGATGAGATAGATTTTGAGTTAGAACTTCTTCATACGGATGAAATAAATGTAGCTTATATTTTAGCCTTATTGGCAAATATGAGAAAAGGCAAAAAAGAAGGGAAAGATTACGAAAAGCAGAAAAAAGCTGTTATTGATATGATTGTTGGAGATTCAAAACTTAGAAGTAAAAGAGTTCTAATCGAGAAGTTTATAGATAAAAACCTTTTTGAACTTGAAGAAGATTCAAATGTCAAAGAGGCTTATGATTCTTTCTTAGAGCAAGAGCAAACACAAGCAATGAATATTTTATGTGAAGAAGAAAACCTAAATAAAGAGCTATTCCAAAAAATGATTAGCAAGTATATATTCAAAAAAGATATGCCAAGAGGTGCTGAAATTCTAGGATTAGTTATGACAAAACTAAAACTAAAAGAGAAAAAAGAAGTAGAAGAGAGAGTGAAACTTAAAATAAATGATTTCATAGAAATCTTTTTTGATGGGATGAAGTAG
- a CDS encoding restriction endonuclease subunit S — MERVPAIRFSEFSEEWEENKIGNITDCIVPGRNKPKLFSGTIPWITTPDIIGKYIYISKINLNISIEESKSIGSKIVPTNSIIMSCVGELGLLAITKNELIINQQLHAFLPNRNINVEFLFYSLLTQKKYMVKVATKTTLLYMNKNSCNSIPIKFPSKQEQEKIASFLSAVDKKIEKLEEKIALQEKYKKAMMQKLFLQEIRFKADDSSDFPAWEEKKLGDLTKINQGLQIAISERYTEKVKDSYFYITNEFLRKGSSKKYFIKEPSASVICNEDDVLMTRTGNTGQVVTNVNGAFHNNFFRINYFKNFDKDFLVYFLRMRNTQNMILRYAGISTIPDLNHGDFYRLKIDLPSLKEQQKIANFLSSLDKKIEATKKQKQKAQEFKKGLLQQMFV; from the coding sequence ATGGAAAGAGTACCAGCGATACGATTTTCTGAGTTTTCTGAAGAGTGGGAAGAAAATAAAATTGGTAATATTACTGATTGTATAGTTCCTGGTAGAAATAAACCTAAATTATTTAGTGGTACAATTCCATGGATTACAACACCTGATATTATAGGTAAGTATATTTATATTTCTAAAATAAATTTAAATATTAGCATAGAAGAATCAAAAAGTATAGGTTCAAAAATTGTTCCTACAAATTCTATTATTATGTCCTGTGTTGGTGAATTGGGATTATTAGCTATTACCAAAAATGAATTAATTATTAATCAACAACTTCATGCTTTTCTACCCAATAGAAATATAAATGTAGAATTTTTATTTTACTCTTTACTTACTCAAAAAAAATACATGGTAAAAGTTGCTACAAAAACAACGCTATTATACATGAATAAAAATAGTTGTAATTCAATACCTATAAAATTTCCATCAAAACAAGAGCAAGAAAAAATTGCTTCTTTTTTATCTGCTGTGGATAAAAAAATAGAAAAACTAGAAGAAAAAATAGCCTTACAAGAAAAATACAAAAAAGCCATGATGCAAAAGCTTTTTTTACAAGAGATAAGATTTAAAGCCGATGATAGTTCAGATTTCCCTGCTTGGGAAGAAAAAAAGTTAGGTGATTTAACAAAAATAAATCAAGGTTTACAAATTGCTATTTCTGAAAGATATACAGAAAAAGTTAAAGATAGCTATTTTTATATAACAAACGAGTTTTTAAGAAAAGGGAGTTCTAAAAAATACTTTATTAAAGAACCTTCTGCTTCTGTAATTTGTAATGAAGATGATGTATTAATGACTAGAACTGGAAATACGGGACAAGTTGTAACAAATGTGAATGGTGCATTTCATAATAATTTCTTTAGAATAAATTATTTTAAGAATTTTGATAAAGATTTTTTAGTATATTTTTTAAGAATGAGAAATACTCAAAATATGATTTTGAGATATGCAGGAATTTCTACTATTCCTGATTTAAATCATGGAGATTTTTACAGATTGAAAATAGATTTACCCTCATTAAAAGAACAACAAAAAATAGCAAATTTCTTATCTTCACTAGATAAAAAAATAGAAGCCACAAAAAAACAAAAACAAAAAGCCCAAGAGTTCAAAAAAGGTCTATTACAACAGATGTTTGTATAA
- a CDS encoding AEC family transporter, whose amino-acid sequence MENILFALLPIFLLISLGYFFKSIKFPNEEFWQYADKFTYYVLFPSLLVYKLSTASLDNIDGFNFVSSALIAVLMASVLLILINKFMFFFDGASFTSIYQGSVRFNTYVFLALTDAIYGDSGLVVAALLMTFLIPSLNIFCITIFSMYASSDKITFNSVLKSIIKNPLIIACLIGGGMNYFDISLFLPFEKTLSILSSAALPLGLLSVGVGLHLAHIKEVKIELFTSVFIKLALFPALILFSGISMGVGGLPLMVLVLFGAMPTASSAYILARELGGDLKLMSAIITTQTLLSIITISVILMVLEEYFV is encoded by the coding sequence ATGGAAAATATATTATTTGCATTATTACCAATCTTTTTACTTATCTCTTTAGGATACTTTTTCAAGAGTATCAAGTTTCCAAATGAAGAGTTTTGGCAGTATGCGGATAAGTTCACATATTATGTACTATTTCCTTCTCTTTTAGTGTACAAGCTCTCAACTGCAAGCTTAGATAATATAGATGGCTTCAATTTTGTATCATCAGCACTTATAGCTGTGTTGATGGCTAGTGTTTTACTAATACTTATAAACAAATTTATGTTCTTTTTTGATGGAGCTAGTTTTACCTCTATTTACCAAGGCTCAGTACGGTTTAATACTTATGTATTTTTAGCCCTAACAGATGCTATTTATGGAGATAGTGGTTTGGTTGTTGCTGCTTTACTTATGACCTTTTTGATTCCATCATTAAATATCTTTTGTATTACAATTTTTTCCATGTATGCAAGTAGTGATAAAATCACTTTTAATTCAGTACTAAAATCAATAATAAAAAATCCTCTAATAATTGCTTGTTTAATAGGTGGAGGTATGAACTATTTTGATATATCTTTGTTCTTACCATTTGAAAAAACTCTTAGTATTTTAAGTTCAGCGGCTCTACCTCTTGGGCTTTTATCTGTTGGGGTTGGTTTACATCTTGCACATATTAAAGAAGTAAAGATTGAGTTATTCACATCCGTATTTATAAAACTTGCACTTTTCCCTGCACTTATTTTGTTTTCAGGTATTTCTATGGGAGTAGGTGGATTACCTCTTATGGTATTAGTTTTATTTGGAGCGATGCCTACGGCTTCTTCTGCTTATATTCTAGCTAGAGAATTAGGGGGAGACTTGAAGCTAATGTCTGCGATTATTACAACTCAGACTTTATTATCTATTATTACAATTTCTGTGATTCTTATGGTATTAGAGGAGTATTTTGTATAG
- a CDS encoding GIY-YIG nuclease family protein — translation MKTLKEMVIDILTFENNSLNIKQLTTKLIAKYPEKLESKMLQKNGDKKLAISQIKAEVSSLSVDNDSIFFRDKSSKPVLVGLVEEDEERLEKESIEEDFESEIGIVYILSTNTFTKDAKELVKIGITTLKIEDRIKSLYTTGVPFKFTVLREYKISNYENLEKAMHKLLHNFRPNQTREFFTKDCLDFADEIYELHKKIEKE, via the coding sequence ATGAAAACACTAAAAGAAATGGTAATAGATATTTTAACATTTGAAAATAATAGTCTAAATATCAAACAACTAACAACAAAATTAATAGCTAAATATCCTGAAAAATTAGAATCAAAAATGCTTCAAAAAAATGGAGATAAAAAACTAGCTATTTCTCAGATAAAAGCAGAAGTTTCTTCTTTGAGCGTAGATAATGATAGTATATTTTTTAGAGATAAATCTTCCAAGCCAGTTCTTGTAGGATTAGTTGAAGAAGATGAAGAAAGATTAGAGAAAGAATCCATAGAAGAAGACTTTGAAAGTGAAATAGGAATAGTTTATATTCTAAGTACGAATACTTTCACAAAAGATGCAAAAGAGTTAGTAAAAATAGGGATTACAACTTTAAAAATTGAAGATAGAATTAAGTCTCTTTATACAACTGGAGTTCCTTTCAAATTCACTGTTCTAAGAGAATATAAAATATCAAATTATGAGAATTTAGAAAAAGCAATGCACAAATTATTACATAATTTCCGTCCAAATCAGACAAGAGAATTTTTTACAAAAGATTGTTTAGATTTTGCAGATGAAATCTACGAACTTCATAAGAAAATAGAAAAAGAGTAA